Genomic segment of Streptosporangium sp. NBC_01755:
TCGCGACCCGGTCCCCCTCGTCCCTGGCCGAGCTGGGCACGGTGAGCGGGGTCGGGGAGAACAAGCTGGCCAAGTACGGCCTGCAGGTTCTCGACACCCTCGCCGCCTCCGGATCCGGTCCCGATCTCTCCGGATCCGGTCCCGATCCCGCGGGGAACGAGGAAGACCTCTTGGTGTTCCCCTGAGGTAGAATCGGGCGAATCCGGGTCTGAGCGCCCGCCGGTGACACGCAGGTAGGAGCCTGGAGGCTGTCGTCCACCTCCGGGCTCTTCGCGTTGACGGACCCCCGCGGCTGCGGACTTCCGAAAGAGGACGATCGTTGGCTGACAGAAGAAACGATCCCGTGGTGGTCGTCGGGCTCGGCCGCTTCGGCGGCTCCCTCGCGCTCGAACTCTCCCGGAGGGGAACCGAGGTGCTGGCCATCGACAGCCGCCCCAAGGTGGTGCAGAGCCTGGCGGGAAAGCTCCCCCATGTCGTCGTCGCCGACTCCACGGACATCGAGGCGCTGCGGCAGATCGGGGTGCCCGACTTCTACCGGGCGGTGGTCGCCATCGGCACCGACCTGGAGTCCAGCATCCTCACCACGTCCCTGCTCGTCGAGCTGGAGATCGAGGACATCTGGGCCAAGGCGATCAGCCGCGAGCACGGCCGCATTCTGGAGCGGGTCGGCGCCCACCACGTGATCCTCCCCGAGCACGACATGGGGGAGCGGCTGGCCCACCTGCTCAACGGGCGGATGCTCGACTACATGGAGGTGGACGGTGACTACGCGGTGGTCAAGACCCGGCCGCCCCGCGAGTACGTCGGCGTGCCCCTGGGCGAGTCCAACCTGCGGCGCAAGTACGGCGTGACGGTGGTCTGCGTCAAGGGCCAGTACGACGAGTTCACCTATGCCGACTCCGGGACCGTGCTGAGCTACGGGGACGTGATCGTCATCGCGGGCAAGATCGAGCAGGTGGAGCGGTTCACCGAACTCCCGTGACCGGATGCCTGTGTGCGATCACCGTCGTCGATCTGCACTGGGCGGAGCTTACGAGAGATGGAGTTCGGTAGCGATGCGATTCGGACTGTTGCTCAACGAACCGAAGGAACCGGACGTGCTCGGCAAGCTGCGGGAGCGCATCGCCCGCGCGGCCGATGACGGTTTCTCCTCCGTTTGGATGTCCAACATCTTCGGCCTCGACGCGCTGACCGCGCCCGCCCCGCTCAGACGCCGAAGGCGCTCAGTGCCGCCCAGGCCGTTCCGGCGCCGGTCACGGCTCCGGCGGCGACCTGGGCGGGCGTGTGGTGGGTGAGCCGGACCCGCGCCCAGCACACCGTCGCCACCACCAGCGCGCCCGTGACCAGGGTGGGCGCCGCGGGTAGCACATGGGCCAGCACCACCACGGTGCCCGCGGACACGGCCGCGTGGAAGGAGATCTTCCACCTGAGGGTGATCGGGACCGTCACCGTGAGCGCGGCCAGCATCGCGGTCACCGTGGCCACCAGCAGGCGGGGCGCACCCAGGGAGATCAGCAGCACCAGCGCGACGACCACCGCCGCGACCGCCACCAGCAGCGGCCTCGTCCGGCTCGCCCGGTCGACCAGATGGTGGGAGTCCAGCCGTCCTGAGCGGACTCCGGTCAGGATCACCAGGGCGGGAATGCCGCCGCACAGGGCCGAGGCCACCAGGCCCCATGCCCCTCCCCGCCATCCGTCGGCCATCAGCCCGACGACCGGGGGCAGCCCGATGACCAGCACCTGCGGTGCGAACAGCCCCGTCACCCACCGGGCCGCCGCCGTCGCGCCGCTCCCGTCGCCCGCCATCTCCTGACCGGTCATTTGAATCCTTCCAGCGCGGAGACCTCGGTCCCGAGATCCGGGCAGGAGACCGGAGGCGACCGCTCCGGTGTGAGGTCCGTGGGGCCACCCTGCCAGCTGGGAGACCCGGAGACGAACATCCGCGGGGCCAAGGCCTTCGGCACGCCTCCGCGGGTGCGGAGGCGTGCCGGTGATCAGTCGTTGGCGTGCAGGATGCTGTTGAGCTCCACGCCCGTCCCCCGGCGGGGCACGGCCTCCACCGCGCCCGAGGTGGAGTTGCGGCGGAACAGCAGGCCGGAGGCGCCGGAGAGCTCGGCAGCCTTGACCACCCGGCCCTCGGGCAGGACCACCTTGGTCCCGGCGGTGACGTAGAGGCCCGCCTCCACGACGCAGTCGTCACCGAGGGAGATGCCGATGCCGCTGTTGGCGCCCAGCAGGCAGCGCCGCCCGATGGAGATGACCTGCTTGCCGCCGCCGGACAGGGTGCCCATGATCGAGGCGCCGCCGCCGACGTCCGAGCCGTCGCCCACCACGACACCCGCCGAGATGCGGCCCTCGACCATGGAGCCGCCGAGCGTCCCGGCGTTGAAGTTGACGAAACCCTCGTGCATCACGGTCGTGCCGCTTGCCAGGTGCGCGCCCAGACGGACCCGGTCGGCCTCGGCGATCCGGACGCCGGTGGGCACCACGTAGTCGACCATCCTGGGGAACTTGTCCACGCCGTAGACGGTCACCTGGCCCCGGGCGCGCAGGCGGAGCCGTACCTGCTCGAAGCCCTCGACGGCGCACGGGCCGTGGTTGGTCCACACCACGTTGGAGAGCAGGCCGAACAGCCCGTCCAGGTTCAGGCCGTGCGGCTGGACGAGGCGCGCCGACAGCAGGTGCAGGCGCAGGTAGGCGTCGTGGGCGTCGGCCGGGGCCTCCGACAGCTTGGTGATCTGAGTCCGCACCGCGACCACCTCCACGCCGCGGTCCTCGTCGGGGCCGAGCAGCGCGGCGACCCCGGAGCCAAGCTCCTGGGCGGCCTCCTGCGTGCTCAGCCGGCTGGTGCCCGGCGAGGAGGGCTCGCCCAGCTGCGGGGACGGAAACCACGTGTCGAGCACGGTTCCGCCGGAAGTTATGGTCGCGATACCGGTCGCGTACGCGCCGGAGATCTGAGCTGCTGCGTTCACGCCAACCAAGCCTAGCCAAAGCGGTCGCAACGGCAGCATGCCGAGGGAGCGTCGGGCGTGTGCCCGCGGTGTCGTCCGGTTAGCGTGGCCGCCATGCTGCAGGGGATCGATGTGTCGAACTGGCAGGGCGCCGTCAACTGGGGCGCGCAGGCGAAGAGCGGGGTCTCCTTCGCCTTCGCCAAGGCGAGTGAGGGGAGCACCTTCACCGACAAGTGGTTCGGCACCAACTGGAACGGCATGCGCGAGAGCTGGATCGTCTGCGGCGCCTACCATTTCGCCCGCCCCGCAGGCGACCCCGAGGTGCAGGCGGTGCACTTCTTGAAGATCGTGCAGCGGGCCGGAGGGCTGCGCAGGGGCGATCTGCTCGCCCTCGACCTGGAGACCAACGACCACCTGCCCGCCGCCAGGGTGGCGCGGTTCGCCCGCAGCTGGTGCCAGGCGGTCATCGCGCTGGCCGGGGTGAAGCCGGTGATCTACACGTTCCAGGCGTTCGCGCAGAACGGCAACTGCGCCGGGCTGGATGCCTACCCGCTGTGGATCGCCGCGCCCGACCAGCCCCGGGGCAGGCCGCAGGTGCCCAGGCCGTGGCAGAGGTGGACCATCCACCAGCACTCGCAGAAGCCGCTGGATCGCAACGTCTTCCGCGGCACCAGGGCCGAGCTGACCTCGCTGGGCTACCGCCGGAGCCGCGACGCCTGAGAAATCGCGTCGCCGACACCGGTAGCATCGATTTCGGACCATCCATCGACGTCTCCCAGGGAGCAACCGTGTCGGCCGTGCCAGAAATTCGTATCACCCTCGCCGGAGCCGCGCGTGTGGTGGCGAAAGGCACGACGTACGGGGAGGTGCTGGAGGCGGACGGCCGCTCCGTGGTCGCCGCCCGCGCGGGCGGCGAACTGAAGGACCTCGCGGCCCCGGTGGCCGAGGGCGACGTGATCGAGCCGGTCCCGGCGGCCGGCCCCGACGGGCGTGCCATCGTCCGCCACTCCACCGCGCACGTCATGGCCCAGGCCGTCCAGGAGATCTTCCCCGAGGCCAGGCTGGGCATCGGCCCGCCGGTCGAGAACGGTTTCTACTATGACTTCGACGTCAAGAACCCGTTCACCCCCGACGACCTCAAGCGCATCGAGAAGCGGATGCGCGAGATCGTCAAGCAGGGGCAGCTCTTCTCCCGCAGGCCAGTCTCCGACGACCAGGCGGCCGAGGAACTCGCCGCCGAGCCGTACAAGCTGGAGCTGATCGGTCTCAAGGGCGGGGCCGCCGACGAGGAGAGCGTCGAGGTGGGCGGTGCGGAGCTGACCATCTACGACAACCTCGACCCCAAGACCGGCGAGCTGTGCTGGAAGGACCTGTGCCGCGGTCCCCACGTGCCGACCACCCGGTCCATCCCGGCGTTCAAGCTGATGCGCACCGGCGGCGCCTACTGGCGGGGCAGCGAGAAGAACCCGCAGCTCCAGCGGATCTACGGCACCGCCTGGGAGTCGCGCGAGAAGCAGGACGAATACCTCGACCGCCTGGCGGAGGCCGAGAAGCGCGACCACCGCAAGCTGGGCGCCGAGCTCGACCTGTTCTCCTTCCCCGACGAGCTGGGCTCCGGCCTGCCGGTCTTCCATCCCAAGGGCGGCGTGATCCGCCGCGTCATGGAGGACTACTCGCGCAAGCGGCACGAGGAGGCGGGCTACTCCTTCGTCAACACCCCGCACATCACCAAGAGCAAGCTCTACGAGATCTCCGGCCACCTCGACTGGTACAAGGACGGGATGTTCCCGGCCATGGAGCTGGAGGGGGCGGAGTACTACCTCAAGCCGATGAACTGCCCGATGCACAACCTGATCTTCAGGTCCCGCGGGCGTTCCTACCGGGAGCTGCCGCTGCGGCTGTTCGAGTTCGGCACGGTCTACCGCTACGAGAAGTCCGGCGTCATCCACGGTCTGACCCGGGTGCGCGGCATGACGCAGGACGACGCGCACATCTACTGCACTCACGAGCAGATGCGCGACGAGCTCAAGTCGCTGCTGCGCTTCGTGCTCGACCTGCTCCGCGACTACGGGCTCGACGACTTCTACCTGGAGCTGTCGACCAAGGACCCGGAGAAGTTCGTCGGCTCCGACGAGGTGTGGGAGGAGGCGACCGAGACGCTGCGCGAGGTCGCCGAGTCCGAGAAGCTGGAGCTCGTCCTCGACCCCGGCGGCGCCGCCTTCTACGGTCCGAAGATCTCCGTGCAGACCCGCGACGCCATCGGCCGCACCTGGCAGATGTCGACCATCCAGCTGGACTTCAACCTGCCCGAGCTCTTCGAGCTCGAGTACCAGGCCGCCGACGGCACCCGCCAGCGTCCCGTCAAGATCCACCGGGCGCTGTTCGGCTCGATCGAGCGCTTCTTCGGCGTCCTGGTCGAGCACTACGCGGGCGCGTTCCCCCCCTGGCTCGCCCCGGTTCAGGTGGTCGGCATCCCGATCTCCGAGGCACACGTGCCCTATCTTCAGGACGTCGCCAAGAAGGCACGCGAGCGGGGTATCAGGATCGAGGTCGACGCCTCCGACGACCGGATGCAGAAGAAGATCCGCAACGCGCAGAAGTCCAAGGTGCCCTTCATGCTGCTGGCGGGCGACGACGACATCGCCAACGGTGCCGTCTCCTTCCGCTTCCGCAACGGTGAGCAGAAGAACGGGGTCCCGGTCGACGAGGCGATCGCCGAGATCGTCGACGTGATCGAGCGCCGCCTCCAGGTCTGAATCCCCTCCAGGGCGTCCAGGTCTGAATCCCATCCAGAGTGTCCGGGGCCGGCTCCTCGCGGGGAGCCGGCCCCGCTCCTTTACGGGGTCCGGCCCTGTGGGGGAGCGCGGCGGGTGGCCTGAGTCGCCTCGCCGCGTCCGGAGGTCTTCGTGTTCCTACTCGTGTCTCGCGGGCTCGGCGGGTGCCTCAGGCCGGGTCTCGCCCGGCATGCGGACGTCCTCCACGTCGACGTTGACCTCGACGACCCGCATGCCGAGCATCCGGCTGATGGTCCGGGCCACGTTGGTCTTCACCTCGTTGGCCACGTCCATCACCACGTGCCCGTACTCCGCCACGATCGACACGTCCACCGCGGCCGTACGGTCCTGCACGTGGGCGCTGACGCCCCGGGGGCCGCGCCTGGCACCGGTGCCGGCCCGTTCACGCACCGGCTCCACCGCGCGGGGCGCGTCGCCTCCCAGTTCGGCGACGCCCGTGACCTCAAGGGTGGCTCGGTCGGCTCCTCGACGGAGACGTCGATCATGGGTACTCCTCGGCTGTCGGTGGTCATGCTGGGGGGATTCTGCCGGAAATTTGCGGCATTCGTCCGTTAATACGGTGAGACAGGGGTCGGAATCCCGTCCAGCCGCCGGATCCCGGCCGGTTCCGGTGCCCCGGCGGGGGAGGTGCCAGACCGAAGGGATCGGCTTGGCAATATGCTGGCGACCATGAGCAACGAGCCGGAGGCGCAGTACGGAGCGGGAACACCGGACGCGTTCCAGAGACTCTGGACTCCTCACCGGATGGCCTACATCAAGGGGGCCAGCAAACCGACGGGTTCGGGGCCCGAGGACGGCTGCCCGTTCTGCGAGATCCCCCGGATGAGCGACGAGGACGGCCTGATCGTCGCCCGAGGTGACGCGGTCTTCGCGCTGCTCAACCTTTACCCGTACACCTCCGGCCACCTAATGGTCTGCCCCTACCGTCACGTGCCGGACTACGCGGACCTGGACGAGGCCGAGACCACCGAGCTCGCCGACTTCACCAAACGGGCACTGGTCGCCCTGCGCAAGGCCGGCGGCGCGCAGGGTTTCAACGTGGGCATGAACCTGGGCGGTGTGGCGGGCGCCGGAATCGCCGCCCACCTTCACCAGCACGTGGTGCCCCGCTGGGGCGGCGACACCAACTTCATGCCCGTCGTCGGCCAGACCAGGGTGCTTCCTCAGTTGCTGCGTGACACCAGGGAACTGCTCGCCGGCTCCTGGCCCGCCTCGTCGTAGCGTGAGGCTCCGCCGCCCAGGGTCCTGATGCCCGCCGACAGCGTCAGCGGCACGGCGAGCGCCAGCGCCATGGAGAGCACCGCGGCGCCCGAGTCGTTGACCAGCATGCCGACCACCCCGCTGACCAGGGTGCCGATCAGCCCGGCCCGCAGCGCGGGGGAGTGGGCGAACGCGGCGGGCAGCACTCCGGCGGTCGCCTGCTCCGGCCGTAGCAGCGCGTAGACGAGGAACGCCGTCGCAGCGATCACGACCGGCATCAGGTTGGGGCTGAGCAGGGTGCCCAGCATCGCGCCGAGCTTGCGGCCGATCACCTCGGTGGCCTCGCCGGTGAACACCTGGCCGACGAAGCGCCCCAGATGCGTCTGGAAACCCGGCGGGCGCAGGTAGTCGAGGTAGGCGATGCCCATCACGGTGACACCGCCCGCCACGCAGAACGCGCCCAGTTTGACGATCGAGACCCGCCTGCCCGCGATCAGCAACGCGGTCACCGCGATGCCCGGCACGAACGCGATCACGCCGCCGAAGTCGCTGCCCACGCCCGGCCAGCCGCCCAGGATCATCGCGAAGCCGCCCAGCACCGCCACGGCGGTGACCGCCGCACCCGTGTGGCCTCCTCGCATCAGCCGGTGCGCGATCGCGGCGGCCAGCAGCAGCACCGAGGTGGCGAAGAGCGCGAAGGGGATGTTACCCAGGCCGTAGTAGCGGGCCCCGACCACGGCGCTGTAGCCCATCACGCTGTTGAGCTGCAGGTTCGTCCCGGTCAGCAGGTCGCCCGCGAGTACCGCCGCGGTCACCCCCGCCACCACCGTCAGCGGTCCGAGCGGCGCCCGGCGCCATGGCCCCGCCAGTGCCGTCGCCGCCAGCAGCAGCGCGCATCCGGCGATCCCGCCGACCAGCGCGAGCACCGGCGTCTGCGCGCCCTGCCAGGGGGTGAGGTTCACCAGGTACGTCGAGGTGGGCAGCGAGGCCAGTGCCACCGCGGCCACGCGCACGTGCCGTAGTGCCCGCCTGCGGCGCAGCAGCAGGAATGCCGTCAGGTAGAAGGCGACCTGCAGCACGGCGACCGAGGTGAAGAAGATCCCGCCCACGTTCCTGATCGTCTGCCCGGCCACGTCGGCCTTCATCAGCTCGGCCCGCGCGGCCTCGGTGGTGCCGGTGCGCCTCTCGCTCGCCTTCCAGGGGACCCCGACCACGCTCGGCGGCACCTCGACGCCGGTCAGGGAGAGCATCGTCGCGGTGACGTCCGGCAGGATCGTGATGTCGTCGCGGTGGGTGGAGGCCGCTCCCAGGAAGCGGCCGGAGGCGTTTTCACCGCGCATCATGGCGACCCGCAGGTGTGGATTGCCGCCGTGGTCGGACAGCCCCGCCAGCAGCACGCTCGCGTCCTTGGGCAGCACGCTCAGCACCGCTCCGGCCTTGGCGTCGGCCAGGCGCAGCGCCGCCGCCCGCTGCTGCGGGGTGAGCCGCTCCTCGGCCCCGGGCAGCCGTCCACCGGTGATGTAGGGCCTGACCAGGTCGTCGACGTCGACGGCGATTACGCGGCACCTGGTGAGCACGCCCGAGCGGATCTGCGCGGCGGAGGGAGCGTACAGGTCGACCCTGCCCGATCTGTCGGCCAGTGCCAGCGCGGCCCCGGGGCCGATCGCCAGCGTGCACTCCCCGGCGGCGTGCACGGCCTCGCCGAGGGCACCGGCGTTGCGCTGCCCGGCGACGTCGCGCAGGTATCCGTAGCCGGAGATGACCGCGCCCCTTCTGTCGGCCTCGGGCAGCGGGGGGAGCCCGCAACCGTAGCCGACCGCGGACCTCACCCCGGCCGAGACCGTCAGCCACCCGTCATAGGGACAGGTCACCCGGCCCACCGCGCGGACCGACAGTGAGCCGATCGCGCTCTGCCCGGCCAGCCGCCACAGATTCGGGGTGCCGCCGGGACTGAGATCGCTCCACTGCAGGCCGGGAATGCCGATCAGCACCACCCGTCCGTCCACCTGTGTGGCGGACTGCGCGACACTCGGCCACAGCAAGCCCAGGACCAGCGCAAACGCGAAAAGCGTCCGCTTCACCGACGACCTCCCCTTTAGCTTCTGCCAGGTGCCTCGCACCGTAGGGGAAGATCGTGTCACGGGTCCAGCGGATCCGGGGGCCGACGGAGGGTACGGCGAGCCTCGCGGGTCGCGCGGGGGGCTCACCGCCTCGCCTCGCCTCGCCCGTCCCGCGGCCCGCCGACGCCCTCGCGGCCGCGTGTCCGAGAGGGCGTAGGCGTGGCTCGAGGTCAGCTCCCGGCGGGCGCGCTCTCGTTCTGCAGGCGGTCCAGGGCGGTGACCAGGTAGGTGCCGCCGCCCGTCGCGGTGAAGGTCTGGCGGTCGCCGTCCACCGCGGGCACGACCGCGACCAGGTTTCTGGCGTCGGCGGTGGCGCACTCACCGGGCTTGCCGGAGGCGATCCGGTAGACCGCGTACGAGCGGGCCTCCGGGGAACTCTTCCAGCTGAGCGAGGTGCCCTGGAGCCGCACGTCGGCGGGCTTGGCCGGGGCCTGCCCGCCGCGGTCCTTCATCAGCGGCAGCAGCGCCGGGCGCGAGTAGTTGCTCTTGACGATGCGGTCCAGCACACCCAGGGGGTTGGTGGACAGCTGCTTGGCGCTGAAGTAGACGTCGCCCAGGACCTGCTTGTGCTTGCGGTTCCGGGTGAGATGGGAGGGCAGCTCGCCGGGATTGGTCCATGCGGGGGTGTCGGTGGCGCCGACCCGGTACAGGGCCTGGCCGATGTAGAGGTGCACGTCGGTGCCCTTGACCTCGTTCGCCCACCAGGGCATCAGCACGTCGTAGTCGGCGACCTTGAAACCGCGTGGCCAGTACAGCTGCGGCATGACGTAGTCGACGGTGCCCTTGCGGATCCAGTGGCGGGCGTCTGCGTAGATGGAGTCGTACGCCGACATGCCGCCGGTGGCCGAGCCGGTGGAATCCTCGGACTTGTTGCGCCAGATCCCAAACGGGCTGACGCCGAACTTCACGCTGTTCCTGACCTCGTGCACCGCCTTGTCGACCTGTGCGATCAGCTTGTTGACGTTGGCGCGGCGCCAGTCGGCGAGCTTGGCGCCCTTGCCGTACTTGGCGAAGGCGGCGTCGTCGGCGAACTTCGCGTTCCCGGAGGGGTAGGGGTAGAAGTAGTCGTCGAAGTGGACCCCGTCGACGTCGTAGCGGGTCACCACGTCCTTGACGACCTTGGTGACGTGGTCGCGGACCGCGGGCAGGCCGGGGTTGTAGTAGGCCAGATCACCATGCCTGACGATCCAGTCGGGGTGGACCCGGGCGGGGTGGTTCGCGGGCAGCCTGGACAGATCGCCGTCGGCGGAGGCGCGGTAGGGGTTGAACCACGCGTGGAACTCCAGGCCGCGGCGGTGGGCCTCGGCGACGAGGAAGGACAGCGGGTCCCAGCCGGGGTCCTTGCCCGCGGTTCCGGTCAGATACTGCGACCACGGCTCAAGGTCCGACCTGTACAGCGCGTCGGAGGCCGGGCGGATCTGGACGAACACCGCGTTGAACCGCCGCTTGACCGCATTGTCGAGGATCTTGACGTACTCCGCCTGCTGCCGGGCGGCGGACAGGCCGGGCCGCGAGGGCCAGTCGATGTTCTTGACCGTGGCGATCCACACCCCGCGCAGCTGTCGCTTGGGATATCTCACATCCACCGGGCAGCGCGCCGAGGTGGAGGTCGTCGCGCCCGCCGTTTCGGCCGAGACCGCCGAGCTCTTGGCGGCCTTGGGCCGGGCGGGCGCGGTGTCGGGGCCGAAGGTGTACGCGGCACCCGTGGTCAGAACGGCGAGGGCGGCAGCGGCCAGAAGAGGGCGTCCGTTTCGCATGGTTCCCAAGTCTGGCACCTGGACCGGTGTGCTCCGACCGAAAAAAAGAAATCACTTCGTGATGACTTTGTTACGCAAGTGTGTACTGGGAGGCGTGTGCCCGATGGGGTGCGTCGCACCCGATGGCGACGTGCCACGGGCACACGCCTCATCGCCCTGTCAGCCGGTGACTTTCTCCACCAGGTGTGACGGGAGCGGCTCGTAGCGGAGGAAGACCCGCTGGAACGTCCCCGTGCCGTGTGACATGGATCTCAGATCGATCGAGTATCGGGTGATCTCCAGTTCGGGCACCTCGGCCCTGACCAGGGTACGTCCCACCCCCACCGGCTCCGTGCCGAGCACGCGGCCCCTGCGCGAGGACAGGTCGGACATCACCGCGCCCACATGGTCGTCGGAGACCAGCACGGACACCTCGTCGACAGGTTCGAGCAGCAGGATGGGCACCTTGGCCGCGGCCTCCTTCAGCGCGAGCGCCCCGGCGATCTGGAAGGCCATGTCGGAGGAGTCGACCGAGTGGGCCTTGCCGTCGTACAGCGTCACCCGCATGTCCACCATGGGGTAGCCGGCGAGGACCCCGCGCTGCATCTGGGTGCGTACGCCCTTCTCCACCGAGGGGATGAACTGGCGCGGCACCACGCCACCGACGATCTTGTCCACGAACTCGAAGCCGCCGCCGGACGGCAGGGGCTCGACCTCCAGGTGGCAGACGGCGAACTGGCCGTGGCCGCCGGTCTGCTTGACGTTGCGGCCCAGGGCCTGGCAGCTGCCGCCGAAGGTCTCCCTGAGCGGCACCCGCAACTCGATCTTCTCCACCTCCACGCCGTGCCGCCTGCTCAGCCGATCCAGCAGCACGTCGGTGTGGGCCTCGCCCATGCACCACAGCACGAGCTGGCAGGTCTCGGGGTTGTTCTCCAACCGGAGCGTGGGGTCCTCGGCGACCAGCCGCTGCAGCGCCTGGCCCAGCTTGTCGTCATCGGCCTTGGACCTGGGCTGGATCGCCACGGGCAGCAGCGGCTCCGGCATCGTCCAGGCCGTCATCAGCAGCGGGTTCTCCCGGTCCGACAGGGTGTCGCCGGTCTCCGCGCGCGACAGCTTGGCCACCGCCGCGATGTCCCCGGCCACGCACTTGGCGGTCGTCCGCTGGAGCTTGCCCAGCGGTGAGGAGAGCGCTCCGATGCGCTCGTCCACGTCGTGGTCCTCGTGCCCGCGGTCGGCGAGACCGTGCCCCGAGACGTGCACCGTCATGTCGGGGCGCAGCGTGCCGGAGAAGACCCGCACCAGGCTGATCCTGCCCACATACGGATCACTGGTCGTCTTGACGATCTCCGCGACCAGCGGCCCGTCGGGGTCACAGGTGATGCCGGCGACGGGCCGGCCGTCGATCGAGGTGATCTCCGGCATCGGGTGCTCGGGTGGCGAGGGGAAACCCTGGGTGATGAGTTCCAGGACCTCCAGCGCGCCCACGCCGGTCCCCGCGGCCAGCACCGGGTAGAAGCCGCCGCGCGCGACGGCCTTCTCCAGGTCCCCGATGAGGGCCTTGGTGTCGATCTCCTCGCCGGAGAGGTAACGGTCCATCAGGGACTCGTCCTCGCTCTCCTGGATGACGCCCTCGATCAGGGCGCCGCGGTGGGTCTCGATCTGGTCGGCGTAGGCCGGGCCGGGGGAGTTCTCCGTCCTGGTGCCGGTCGCGTAGTTGTAGAACTTCTGGCTCATCAGCCCGATCAGGCCGTTCACCCTGCCGTTGGTCACCACCGGCAGGTACAGCGGTGAGACGCCGTCGCCGAAGGCCTCCTGGCAGGCGGCGAGGACTTCCTCGAAGTCCGCCCGCTGGTGGTCGATCTTGGTGATCA
This window contains:
- a CDS encoding elongation factor G-like protein EF-G2 — its product is MAERATGGTAGAAGRAPTADQPDKIRNVVLVGHSGAGKTTLVEALLAATRTVQRPGRVEDGTTVSDFDEVEMRQQRSVNLTVAPVIHNDIKINLLDTPGYADFVGDLRAGLRAADAALFVVSAAEGVDGLTRMLWEECAVVGMPRAVVITKIDHQRADFEEVLAACQEAFGDGVSPLYLPVVTNGRVNGLIGLMSQKFYNYATGTRTENSPGPAYADQIETHRGALIEGVIQESEDESLMDRYLSGEEIDTKALIGDLEKAVARGGFYPVLAAGTGVGALEVLELITQGFPSPPEHPMPEITSIDGRPVAGITCDPDGPLVAEIVKTTSDPYVGRISLVRVFSGTLRPDMTVHVSGHGLADRGHEDHDVDERIGALSSPLGKLQRTTAKCVAGDIAAVAKLSRAETGDTLSDRENPLLMTAWTMPEPLLPVAIQPRSKADDDKLGQALQRLVAEDPTLRLENNPETCQLVLWCMGEAHTDVLLDRLSRRHGVEVEKIELRVPLRETFGGSCQALGRNVKQTGGHGQFAVCHLEVEPLPSGGGFEFVDKIVGGVVPRQFIPSVEKGVRTQMQRGVLAGYPMVDMRVTLYDGKAHSVDSSDMAFQIAGALALKEAAAKVPILLLEPVDEVSVLVSDDHVGAVMSDLSSRRGRVLGTEPVGVGRTLVRAEVPELEITRYSIDLRSMSHGTGTFQRVFLRYEPLPSHLVEKVTG